The proteins below come from a single Geothermobacter hydrogeniphilus genomic window:
- a CDS encoding type-F conjugative transfer system pilin assembly protein TrbC, giving the protein MSLRRSFPVVVFTAVVGAALLSAGAGNAEPSGSLHGSVKALQQRASGMDIDLAGRDPGMARRAETQADRLVSHYRSPEFQRKLKQEQARIREILGLEGRTDDAEGEDARQGGFGRPVYVFVSSSVPLQTLRNYAADMAALEGYAPVMVFRGFVGGAGKIGPTANLVGEILKVDPGCDLSAGACDAWPVSVTVDPEKFRKFGIDRVPAIALDEGDGKDPLTVYGDASLPYALGLIAREMQGGRKAVAAKKKAP; this is encoded by the coding sequence ATGAGCCTGCGCAGGTCGTTTCCGGTGGTGGTCTTCACGGCCGTGGTGGGGGCAGCCCTTCTTTCGGCGGGAGCAGGAAACGCGGAACCGTCCGGCAGCCTGCACGGGTCGGTGAAGGCGCTGCAGCAACGGGCGTCCGGCATGGACATTGATCTGGCCGGGAGAGATCCGGGCATGGCCCGGCGGGCGGAAACGCAGGCTGACAGGCTGGTGTCGCATTACCGGTCGCCGGAGTTCCAGCGGAAACTGAAACAGGAACAGGCCAGAATCCGCGAAATTCTCGGCCTGGAGGGACGAACGGATGACGCAGAAGGGGAAGATGCCCGCCAGGGAGGGTTTGGCCGTCCTGTGTACGTTTTCGTGTCGTCTTCCGTCCCGCTGCAAACCCTGCGGAACTACGCCGCCGACATGGCCGCCCTGGAAGGCTATGCCCCGGTGATGGTTTTTCGGGGATTTGTCGGCGGTGCCGGGAAGATCGGGCCGACGGCCAACCTGGTCGGGGAGATTCTCAAGGTCGATCCGGGTTGCGACCTGTCCGCCGGGGCGTGTGACGCCTGGCCGGTGTCGGTCACGGTCGACCCGGAGAAGTTCAGAAAGTTCGGTATCGACCGGGTGCCGGCTATTGCCCTCGATGAGGGGGACGGAAAAGACCCGCTGACGGTCTATGGCGACGCCAGTCTGCCCTATGCCCTCGGGCTGATTGCCAGGGAAATGCAGGGGGGCCGGAAAGCTGTCGCGGCGAAGAAAAAAGCCCCCTGA
- a CDS encoding S26 family signal peptidase, which produces MTAEKPTGKKLKWICMSMAVVAALIGSMLPGRLFITLTPSIRYRLLWLTSDVWNVRHGDYVAFRVDRKRLQGLLLPESWTEDADGMITAIKRIGCDEGETLLRTGAGGRDFYCGDEFLGRAKKVSRKGEPLQPAQIEGVIPQGMAFMAGDSKDSFDSRYFGLVDKRAFLKRATGIF; this is translated from the coding sequence GTGACCGCCGAAAAACCGACCGGGAAGAAGCTGAAGTGGATCTGCATGTCGATGGCGGTTGTCGCGGCCCTGATCGGCTCCATGCTGCCGGGGCGGCTGTTCATCACCCTGACCCCTTCGATCAGGTACCGGCTGCTCTGGCTGACCTCGGATGTGTGGAACGTCCGGCATGGCGACTATGTGGCGTTCAGGGTGGACCGGAAACGCCTGCAGGGCCTGCTGTTGCCCGAGTCGTGGACGGAAGACGCCGACGGGATGATTACCGCCATCAAGCGGATTGGCTGCGACGAGGGGGAAACACTGCTTCGTACCGGGGCCGGGGGCCGGGACTTCTATTGCGGCGATGAGTTCCTGGGTCGCGCCAAGAAGGTGAGCCGCAAGGGCGAGCCGCTGCAGCCGGCCCAGATTGAGGGCGTGATTCCCCAGGGCATGGCGTTTATGGCTGGCGACAGCAAGGACAGTTTTGACTCACGCTATTTCGGCCTGGTGGACAAGCGGGCGTTTCTCAAACGCGCCACCGGGATTTTCTAG
- a CDS encoding TraU family protein → MTRLIAVLALVLCLGSTGWAVCRSRPLNPMTDICWSCIFPVQFGGRLTIGNTQGNTPPEDRSSPVCVCSNGGSVTIGTTVSFYEPARMIETVQDPYCFPSLGSQMSNPQPGFLGGAKDDPTIHGGARIFQQAHYYVLPVFQLMNLFADFPCLEQKGFDLAYMTEVDPVWSNDTLAFLLNPEALLFANPASQLSCIPDSVAANGGYPLDPLFWCMGSWGGSYPLTGSIEGRDDTTANAGLAARMLFKLGREMLLLDTGTSACGAIVTPIWRKSLYRLQEARPVRGSECIPIGRSDFIWGSGKNPPRGAGQNAPNNFLWILTRKNKCCIGYSP, encoded by the coding sequence ATGACCAGGCTGATCGCCGTGTTGGCGCTGGTTCTCTGTCTGGGGTCGACAGGCTGGGCCGTCTGCCGGTCGCGGCCCCTCAATCCGATGACAGATATCTGCTGGAGCTGCATCTTCCCGGTTCAGTTCGGAGGCCGGCTGACCATAGGCAACACGCAGGGGAACACGCCGCCCGAGGACAGGTCTTCTCCGGTCTGTGTCTGTTCCAATGGCGGCTCAGTCACCATCGGTACAACGGTCAGTTTCTACGAGCCGGCGCGGATGATCGAGACGGTGCAGGACCCCTATTGCTTTCCCTCTCTCGGATCACAGATGTCAAATCCGCAGCCGGGGTTTCTGGGCGGGGCGAAGGATGATCCGACGATTCATGGCGGGGCGAGGATCTTCCAGCAGGCGCACTATTACGTCCTGCCGGTTTTCCAGCTTATGAACCTGTTTGCCGACTTTCCCTGTCTGGAGCAGAAGGGGTTTGACCTGGCCTACATGACCGAGGTGGACCCGGTGTGGTCGAACGATACCCTGGCGTTCCTTCTCAATCCGGAGGCGCTGCTTTTCGCCAACCCGGCATCGCAACTGTCGTGCATCCCGGACAGTGTGGCGGCCAATGGCGGCTATCCGCTCGATCCGCTCTTCTGGTGCATGGGGTCCTGGGGAGGTTCCTACCCCCTGACCGGTTCCATCGAGGGGCGGGACGACACCACGGCCAATGCGGGGCTGGCGGCCCGGATGCTGTTCAAGCTGGGCCGGGAAATGCTGTTGCTCGATACGGGAACCAGCGCCTGCGGAGCGATTGTCACGCCGATCTGGCGCAAGAGTCTCTACCGGCTGCAGGAGGCCCGCCCGGTGCGTGGCAGCGAGTGTATTCCCATCGGTCGGTCCGATTTTATCTGGGGGTCGGGTAAGAATCCTCCCCGAGGCGCCGGACAGAACGCACCGAATAACTTTCTGTGGATTCTGACCCGGAAGAACAAGTGCTGCATCGGCTATTCACCGTGA